The proteins below are encoded in one region of Bosea sp. BIWAKO-01:
- a CDS encoding TadE/TadG family type IV pilus assembly protein has protein sequence MGSNGFCRNQRGATAVEFGLVAFPFLLLVFTIIETGLMLWTYQVLDDAVKQASRTLLTGESVAIYSTPSNPLPHDAKTSTEAFRREVCAQAPALVDCEKLRVDVRGYVSPAAAQTDLAKLNPFSGNTLNTSNFSYNQPGKGEIVVVRATLRYSLYLTGWTNTLANIDGGERGLMAVATFRSEPP, from the coding sequence TTGGGATCCAACGGCTTTTGCAGGAACCAACGCGGCGCGACCGCCGTCGAGTTCGGGCTCGTCGCGTTTCCGTTCCTCCTGCTCGTGTTCACGATCATCGAAACCGGGCTGATGCTGTGGACCTACCAGGTGCTCGACGACGCCGTGAAGCAGGCGTCGCGGACGCTCCTGACCGGGGAATCGGTCGCAATCTACAGCACCCCCTCGAACCCCCTTCCGCACGATGCCAAGACATCCACTGAGGCATTCAGGCGCGAGGTCTGCGCGCAGGCTCCGGCGCTCGTCGATTGCGAGAAGCTGCGCGTCGACGTGCGCGGCTACGTATCACCAGCGGCGGCTCAAACCGATCTTGCCAAGCTCAACCCGTTCAGCGGGAACACACTGAACACCAGTAATTTCAGCTACAACCAACCCGGAAAAGGCGAGATCGTCGTCGTGCGGGCGACATTGCGTTATTCGCTCTACCTGACCGGCTGGACTAACACCCTGGCCAATATCGATGGCGGTGAGCGCGGGCTCATGGCTGTCGCGACGTTCCGAAGCGAACCTCCATGA
- a CDS encoding CpaD family pilus assembly protein gives MSHWPLAAVLAAGVALGACASKTDTTGSISASDLRERHPIVLRDAPRSLDVFIVRAGAGLDRRQAEDVASFAADYRRSGRGGLVAQVPTGAGREMATHGTLEAIRRALAQGGVPPGSLSVRTYPIADPNLASPIRLTFASLQAGLPHSCGQWTQDAGVSDWKLDMANEPLWNFGCSSQATLAAQVADPIDLVRGRTEGRADIVKRMNAIGKLREGKDPSTLYRQETPQINQSVGGH, from the coding sequence ATGAGCCATTGGCCTCTGGCCGCCGTTCTGGCCGCCGGCGTTGCTCTTGGAGCCTGCGCGTCGAAGACCGACACGACGGGGTCGATCAGCGCCAGCGATCTGCGCGAGCGGCACCCGATTGTGCTGCGTGACGCGCCACGTTCGCTAGATGTCTTCATCGTGCGGGCCGGTGCGGGTCTCGATCGTCGCCAGGCCGAGGATGTCGCCAGTTTCGCCGCGGACTACCGGCGCAGTGGACGTGGCGGGCTCGTAGCACAGGTGCCAACCGGTGCCGGCCGGGAGATGGCAACCCATGGCACGCTCGAAGCGATCCGCAGAGCCCTGGCGCAGGGCGGGGTGCCGCCCGGATCGCTCTCGGTCAGGACCTATCCCATCGCGGACCCGAATCTCGCCTCGCCTATTCGCCTGACATTCGCCTCGCTGCAGGCGGGCCTGCCGCATTCCTGCGGACAATGGACGCAGGACGCGGGCGTCTCCGACTGGAAACTGGACATGGCCAACGAACCGCTCTGGAATTTCGGCTGTTCCAGCCAGGCGACATTGGCCGCGCAGGTGGCCGATCCGATCGACCTCGTCCGTGGCCGGACCGAGGGCCGCGCCGATATCGTCAAGCGCATGAACGCGATCGGCAAGCTGCGTGAGGGCAAGGACCCCTCGACCCTGTACCGGCAGGAAACGCCGCAGATCAACCAGTCGGTCGGAGGCCACTGA
- a CDS encoding P-loop NTPase, with protein MDPAQNFEAHAASSAGDEVIAPLPRITLQAFCETPAIAAAMQTATTDRRMEKTHSRVQMGGPAAAVEAFRSAPTPNVIVLETVSDGATLVGHLDALAQSCDAGTKVVVIGHVNDVQLYRDLIRRGVSDYLIAPLEPLDILRTLSELYVAPGARNLGRIVAVMGAKGGVGASTVAHNVAWAMARNLDLSTVIVDLDIAFGTAGLDFNQDPPQGIAEAVFAPERLDANMLDRLLSRCSDNLALLAAPAMLDRTLDLQEEAFEQLFDLLRASVPCVVLDVPHLWSGWVRRCLIGADEVVIVAGPELASLRNAKNLIDLARASRPNDSPPRLVLNQVGLPKRPEIDAGEFAKALGVEVLVAIPFDAQVFGTAANNGQMVAEVQAGGKINEAFIHVASTLTGRGEARRGKRSLLEPLVAKLKRRKA; from the coding sequence ATGGATCCGGCGCAGAATTTCGAAGCCCACGCGGCGAGCAGTGCCGGCGACGAGGTCATCGCGCCGCTGCCGCGCATCACGCTGCAGGCCTTTTGCGAAACGCCCGCCATCGCTGCTGCCATGCAGACGGCAACCACTGACCGGCGCATGGAGAAGACCCATTCGCGCGTCCAGATGGGGGGACCCGCGGCCGCAGTCGAGGCGTTCCGCAGCGCACCCACGCCCAATGTCATCGTGCTCGAAACGGTGTCCGACGGTGCCACGCTTGTCGGCCATCTCGATGCGTTGGCGCAGAGCTGTGACGCCGGCACAAAGGTCGTCGTCATCGGGCATGTCAATGACGTCCAGCTCTACCGCGATCTGATCCGCCGAGGCGTCAGCGATTACCTGATTGCCCCCCTTGAGCCGCTCGACATCCTGCGCACCCTGTCTGAGCTCTATGTCGCGCCGGGCGCTCGCAATCTCGGGCGCATCGTCGCCGTCATGGGCGCCAAGGGCGGGGTCGGCGCTTCGACGGTGGCCCATAACGTCGCCTGGGCGATGGCGCGCAATCTCGATTTATCGACCGTGATCGTCGATCTCGACATCGCCTTCGGCACGGCGGGGCTCGACTTCAATCAGGATCCGCCGCAGGGCATCGCGGAGGCGGTGTTCGCACCGGAGCGGCTTGATGCCAATATGCTGGATCGCCTGCTCTCGCGTTGCAGCGACAATCTCGCCTTGCTGGCGGCGCCGGCGATGCTGGATCGGACACTCGACCTGCAGGAGGAAGCGTTCGAGCAACTCTTCGATCTCTTGCGCGCCAGCGTGCCCTGCGTGGTTCTCGATGTGCCGCATCTCTGGAGCGGCTGGGTCAGGCGCTGTCTGATCGGTGCAGACGAGGTCGTGATTGTTGCCGGCCCCGAACTTGCCTCGCTGCGGAACGCCAAGAACCTGATCGATCTGGCGCGGGCCAGCCGACCGAATGATTCGCCGCCACGTCTGGTGCTCAATCAGGTCGGCTTGCCCAAGCGGCCCGAGATCGACGCGGGAGAATTTGCCAAGGCCTTGGGCGTCGAGGTGCTCGTCGCGATTCCCTTCGACGCGCAGGTCTTCGGCACGGCTGCGAATAACGGGCAGATGGTTGCGGAAGTCCAGGCGGGCGGCAAGATCAACGAGGCCTTCATTCATGTTGCAAGCACCCTGACCGGCCGCGGTGAGGCCAGGCGCGGAAAGCGCAGCCTGCTGGAACCGCTGGTCGCCAAGCTCAAGCGTCGCAAGGCCTGA
- the cpaB gene encoding Flp pilus assembly protein CpaB has translation MSPARIIILVVALVAGLGAALLIQRPKATPAPVTRYEPAPTVPVLVAAADIPVGNTLAASDMRWIDWPADSVPAGVIRKSEAPEAETELAGQLARFAVSGGEPIRREKLIKTDGTGFLSAVLPAGKRATAIATDSRGANTAGGFILPNDRVDVIRTHQEGGGGNANSGGESFISETILTNVRVLAIGQNIQERNGEKVVIGETATLELEPRQVEIVAQAQRNGTLSLALRSLKDAGDAGRPDTEGGLTLVRYGVTSKSVKP, from the coding sequence ATGAGTCCAGCCCGTATCATCATCCTGGTTGTCGCGCTTGTTGCGGGGCTTGGCGCAGCATTGCTGATCCAACGTCCCAAGGCGACACCGGCACCGGTGACACGCTATGAGCCGGCGCCGACGGTTCCGGTCCTGGTCGCAGCTGCCGATATTCCGGTCGGCAATACGCTCGCTGCCAGCGACATGCGCTGGATCGACTGGCCGGCTGACAGTGTTCCGGCCGGGGTCATCCGCAAGAGCGAGGCGCCTGAGGCCGAAACCGAATTGGCCGGGCAGCTGGCGCGTTTCGCGGTGTCTGGTGGAGAACCGATCCGTCGCGAGAAGCTGATCAAGACGGACGGTACCGGATTCCTCTCGGCGGTTCTGCCGGCCGGCAAGAGGGCAACAGCGATCGCTACCGATAGCCGCGGCGCCAATACGGCCGGTGGCTTCATCCTGCCGAACGACCGTGTGGATGTCATCCGGACTCACCAGGAGGGAGGCGGCGGCAACGCGAATAGCGGCGGCGAGAGCTTCATCAGCGAAACGATCCTGACCAATGTCCGGGTGCTGGCGATCGGTCAGAATATTCAGGAACGCAATGGCGAGAAGGTCGTCATCGGCGAGACGGCGACGCTCGAACTCGAGCCCCGTCAAGTTGAGATCGTCGCTCAGGCGCAACGCAACGGCACGCTTTCGCTCGCCTTGCGCAGCCTCAAGGATGCCGGCGACGCCGGGCGCCCCGACACCGAAGGCGGCCTGACCCTCGTGCGCTACGGCGTCACCAGCAAAAGCGTGAAGCCATGA
- a CDS encoding CpaF family protein, which translates to MFGKRSSNAATTQPLNAKVSGPASAARPLESSAPPPDMRRQVSAAPVAPVETPKSDDYYQMKSMIFGALIEAIDLSQLAKLDGESAREEIRDIINEIISLKNVVLSIAEQEELLDDICNDVLGYGPLEPLLARDDIADIMVNGASRTFIETGGKIQLTNVRFRDNAQLMNICQRIVSQVGRRVDESSPICDARLADGSRVNVIAPPLAIDGPALTIRKFKKDKLTLDQLVRFGAISPPGAEILKIIGKVRCNIVISGGTGSGKTTLLNCLTNYIEHDERVITCEDAAELQLQQPHVVRLETRPPNLEGTGAVTMRDLVKNCLRMRPERIIVGEVRGPEAFDLLQAMNTGHDGSMGTLHANTPRECLSRIESMITMGGFSLPSKTLREMICSSVDVVIQAQRMRDGSRRITHITEVMGMEGDVIITQDLMNYEVLGEDAAGKLIGRHRSTGIGRPRFWERARYFGEEQRLATAIDQLAVQDEANAA; encoded by the coding sequence ATGTTCGGAAAGCGATCCTCGAACGCTGCGACGACGCAGCCGCTGAATGCGAAGGTCTCGGGCCCGGCTTCGGCTGCGCGCCCGCTTGAATCGTCTGCGCCGCCTCCCGACATGCGTCGTCAGGTGTCGGCAGCGCCCGTCGCTCCGGTCGAAACGCCGAAGTCCGACGATTACTACCAGATGAAGAGCATGATCTTCGGGGCGCTGATCGAGGCGATCGACCTCTCTCAGCTCGCGAAGCTCGATGGTGAATCGGCGCGGGAGGAAATCCGCGACATCATCAACGAGATCATTTCGCTCAAGAACGTCGTGCTTTCCATCGCCGAGCAGGAGGAACTGCTCGACGATATCTGCAACGACGTGCTCGGCTACGGGCCCCTGGAGCCGCTGCTGGCGCGGGACGATATCGCCGACATCATGGTCAACGGAGCCTCGCGCACCTTCATCGAGACCGGCGGCAAGATCCAGCTGACCAATGTTCGCTTTCGCGACAACGCGCAGCTGATGAACATCTGTCAGCGCATCGTCAGCCAGGTTGGCCGGCGCGTCGACGAATCCTCGCCGATCTGCGACGCTCGTCTTGCCGACGGTTCACGCGTCAATGTCATCGCGCCGCCGCTGGCGATCGACGGGCCGGCTCTCACCATCCGCAAATTCAAGAAGGACAAGCTGACGCTGGATCAGCTCGTCCGTTTTGGTGCGATCTCGCCACCCGGTGCCGAAATCCTCAAGATCATCGGTAAGGTCCGCTGCAATATCGTTATTTCCGGCGGTACGGGCTCGGGCAAGACGACCCTGCTGAACTGCCTGACCAACTATATCGAGCATGACGAGCGGGTCATCACCTGCGAGGACGCTGCCGAACTGCAGCTCCAGCAGCCCCATGTCGTGCGCCTCGAGACGCGCCCGCCCAATCTCGAGGGTACGGGCGCGGTCACCATGCGCGACCTCGTCAAGAACTGCCTGCGCATGCGGCCCGAGCGGATCATCGTCGGTGAGGTGCGCGGCCCGGAAGCGTTCGACCTGCTGCAGGCGATGAACACCGGCCACGACGGATCGATGGGGACGCTCCATGCCAATACGCCGCGCGAATGCCTGAGCCGCATCGAATCCATGATCACCATGGGTGGGTTCAGCCTGCCTTCGAAGACATTGCGGGAAATGATCTGCTCCTCCGTCGATGTCGTCATTCAGGCCCAGCGCATGCGCGACGGCTCGCGCCGGATCACCCATATCACCGAGGTGATGGGGATGGAGGGCGACGTCATCATCACCCAGGACCTGATGAACTATGAGGTGCTCGGCGAGGATGCGGCGGGCAAGCTGATCGGGCGGCACCGCTCGACCGGTATCGGCCGGCCGCGCTTCTGGGAGCGCGCCCGCTATTTCGGTGAGGAGCAGCGGCTGGCCACGGCGATCGATCAACTCGCCGTCCAGGATGAAGCCAATGCTGCTTGA
- a CDS encoding Flp family type IVb pilin: MKNLFARFAKDESGATAIEYGLIAGLIAVVIIGTVTTLGTDLSDLFKRISGELTKVAKPAA; the protein is encoded by the coding sequence ATGAAGAATCTGTTCGCTCGCTTTGCCAAGGACGAGTCCGGCGCGACCGCCATCGAATACGGCCTGATCGCTGGCCTGATCGCCGTCGTCATCATCGGCACCGTCACGACGCTCGGCACCGACCTCAGCGATCTGTTCAAGCGCATTTCCGGCGAGCTGACCAAGGTCGCTAAGCCCGCGGCCTAA
- a CDS encoding pilus assembly protein N-terminal domain-containing protein, whose protein sequence is MSTVLSCALRLRVLAMAASGAILLGSAPVARSAPEPVRPDTVAVIVDHAKLVRLPEKAQTVIVGNPAIADVSVQRNGVMVVTGKSFGVTNLIALDASGSLLAESLVRVSAAADSILTVQRGMERESYSCTPTCQPTVQLGDATKYFGDVGGQTTRRNALASGSDK, encoded by the coding sequence ATGTCGACTGTCCTCAGCTGTGCCCTGCGCCTCAGAGTGCTGGCCATGGCCGCGTCCGGCGCGATCCTTCTGGGAAGCGCGCCCGTAGCGCGATCGGCGCCGGAACCAGTCCGGCCCGACACGGTCGCCGTCATCGTCGATCACGCCAAGCTCGTCAGACTGCCGGAAAAGGCCCAGACCGTGATCGTCGGCAATCCGGCGATCGCCGATGTCTCCGTGCAAAGGAACGGAGTGATGGTGGTGACCGGCAAGAGTTTTGGCGTCACCAATCTGATCGCGCTCGATGCCAGTGGCAGCCTATTGGCGGAATCGCTCGTGCGCGTCAGCGCGGCCGCGGATTCCATTCTCACGGTCCAGCGCGGCATGGAGCGGGAGAGCTATTCCTGCACCCCGACCTGCCAACCGACCGTGCAGCTCGGGGACGCAACCAAATATTTCGGCGATGTCGGCGGGCAGACGACAAGACGCAACGCTCTCGCCAGCGGCAGCGACAAATAG
- a CDS encoding type II and III secretion system protein family protein has protein sequence MIPRRILRSVAAPVLALLLGLPAMAQSTGPAPVLNVGSSEHAIARKLTLSIGRSLIVELPRDAKEVFVANPKVANAVVRSARKLFIIGIADGSTSMFVIDSEGRQISALEIEVGRDLNVLRQTLRAAMPRAQIEVKPAGNSILLLGNVANASEATQAVDIANAFVGTASGIFSSSKGAVINSLTIRDRDQVMVKVVISEVSRKAIKQLGINSSGEWKLGNFSITPSIENPLPLQPQSLAATAIGAGIGNSTNFTLRALERAGLARVLAEPMVTAISGESAKFTAGGDVPVPNGYSCDSSGICTLGIVYKPVGVSLNFTPIVLSDNKISMRIATEVTELDFENQLRLSNTSNVSRGTNTRESVNAPAFRVRKSDTTVELPSGGTLATAGLIQRVSKQSINGFPGLMNLPVIGVLFRSRDYQREETELMITVTPYIAKPMEPNQIQRPDDGFVDAHDAQAVLLGRLNKIYGTNSGPLPQAYRGRVGFIAD, from the coding sequence ATGATCCCAAGGCGCATTCTTCGTTCCGTCGCGGCGCCGGTTCTGGCACTCCTGCTCGGCCTGCCGGCCATGGCTCAGTCGACGGGGCCTGCCCCGGTTCTGAATGTCGGCTCCAGCGAGCATGCCATTGCCCGCAAGCTCACGCTCTCGATCGGTCGTTCACTGATCGTGGAATTGCCGCGCGACGCCAAGGAAGTCTTCGTCGCCAACCCCAAAGTGGCCAACGCGGTCGTCCGCTCGGCGCGCAAGCTCTTCATCATCGGCATCGCCGATGGTTCGACCTCGATGTTCGTGATCGACTCCGAAGGCCGTCAGATTTCCGCGCTCGAGATCGAAGTCGGGCGGGATCTCAACGTGCTGCGCCAGACGCTGCGTGCGGCGATGCCCAGAGCCCAGATCGAGGTCAAGCCAGCAGGCAATTCCATCCTCCTGCTCGGCAATGTCGCCAATGCGTCGGAAGCGACCCAGGCGGTCGACATCGCGAATGCCTTCGTCGGGACCGCCTCCGGCATCTTCTCCTCGTCCAAGGGCGCCGTGATCAACTCGTTGACGATCCGCGATCGCGACCAGGTGATGGTCAAGGTCGTGATCTCCGAGGTTTCGCGCAAGGCGATCAAGCAGCTCGGCATCAACTCGTCCGGCGAGTGGAAGCTCGGCAATTTCTCGATCACGCCGTCGATCGAGAACCCGCTTCCGTTGCAACCGCAGTCCCTGGCTGCGACGGCGATCGGAGCCGGGATCGGGAACTCGACCAATTTCACCTTGCGTGCGCTGGAGCGCGCAGGCCTCGCCCGCGTTCTGGCGGAACCGATGGTCACTGCGATCTCGGGGGAGAGCGCCAAGTTCACGGCCGGCGGCGATGTCCCTGTGCCCAACGGCTATTCCTGCGACTCGTCGGGCATCTGCACGCTCGGCATCGTCTATAAGCCGGTCGGCGTTTCCTTGAACTTTACCCCGATTGTCCTGTCCGACAACAAGATCAGCATGCGCATTGCCACCGAAGTCACGGAACTCGATTTCGAGAACCAGCTCCGGCTCAGCAATACGAGCAATGTATCGCGGGGCACCAATACCCGGGAATCGGTAAATGCCCCCGCCTTCCGCGTGCGCAAGTCCGACACCACGGTCGAACTGCCATCGGGCGGGACCCTGGCGACGGCCGGGCTGATCCAGCGCGTCTCGAAACAGTCGATCAACGGCTTCCCGGGGCTGATGAACCTGCCGGTAATCGGCGTGCTCTTCCGCTCGCGCGACTATCAGCGCGAGGAGACCGAACTGATGATCACGGTGACGCCCTACATCGCCAAGCCGATGGAGCCGAACCAGATCCAACGCCCGGATGACGGCTTCGTCGATGCCCATGATGCGCAGGCCGTGCTGCTCGGCCGCCTGAACAAGATCTATGGCACCAATAGCGGGCCGTTGCCTCAGGCCTACAGGGGCCGGGTCGGCTTCATTGCCGACTAA
- a CDS encoding prepilin peptidase, whose protein sequence is MSLPLLFLLVLFPAAMTYAAASDLFSMTISNRLCLGLVVLFVPSALIIGLPWVQIAWHFAAGGLVLAVCFGLFAAGWIGGGDAKLAAATALWFGFGHLMPYLVVAAMFGAVLTLIVMKLRTAPLPALGQNWLWLRRLHAANQGVPYGIALACSALFVLPDTAIWRAAIGL, encoded by the coding sequence ATGTCGCTTCCACTGCTGTTCCTCCTTGTCCTCTTTCCCGCAGCGATGACCTATGCTGCGGCGAGCGATCTGTTTTCGATGACGATCTCGAACAGGCTCTGCCTCGGTCTCGTCGTGCTTTTCGTGCCCAGCGCTCTCATCATCGGCCTGCCCTGGGTTCAGATCGCCTGGCATTTCGCTGCTGGTGGCCTGGTCCTTGCTGTTTGTTTCGGTCTGTTCGCCGCGGGCTGGATCGGCGGCGGGGACGCCAAGCTGGCTGCCGCCACGGCGCTCTGGTTCGGCTTTGGGCACCTAATGCCCTATCTGGTTGTGGCTGCGATGTTCGGCGCGGTACTGACCCTGATCGTGATGAAGCTGCGCACTGCCCCCTTGCCGGCACTGGGGCAGAACTGGCTTTGGCTGCGCCGGCTTCATGCCGCGAACCAGGGGGTGCCCTATGGGATCGCCCTTGCCTGCTCGGCTCTCTTCGTCCTGCCGGACACGGCGATCTGGCGCGCTGCCATCGGTCTCTAG